A genomic stretch from Schistosoma haematobium chromosome 2, whole genome shotgun sequence includes:
- a CDS encoding hypothetical protein (EggNog:ENOG410V5HX~COG:Z), which yields MAIAEASLDVNRCAKVLAKECTDRRIRSNLLHLSDRILTIGNQLKILSTVKATMLGTQDDSWFEAPLQSELDCGNIIYQCCVLVFCFHASQSADCNLLFYLLFNCFMLFIFLLPIIIVVCVRNFA from the exons ATGGCTATTGCTGAAGCATCTTTGGATGTTAATCGATGTGCAAAAGTATTAGCTAAAGAATGTACAGATCGTCGTATACGTTCG aaTCTTTTACACCTAAGTGATCGTATTCTCACTATTGGGAACCAATTGAAAATTTTATCTACTGTAAAAGCCACTATGCTTGGAACACAAG ATGATTCCTGGTTCGAAGCTCCATTACAATCGGAACTTGATTGTGGTAATATTATCTATCAATGCTGTGTTTTGGTTTTTTGTTTCCATGCATCCCAATCAGCTGATTGCAATTTATTGTTCTACTTGTTATTTAATTGTTTCATGCTTTTCATCTTTCTGCTACcgatcattattgttgtttgtGTTAGAAATTTCGCTTGA